The genomic interval CTAGACTGGAATTCTTTCCAGTAAGGAATGcaagcaattttaatattacaactcCATGTGTTGGGAATAAATcaaaggatttaaaaaaaatggcaaaaaaattatagaagAGAGTAAAATATGTACCtttattaatatctaataagtaacaagcaaatattttttataagagcaatataaaaaaaagacctaacataagattttaaaattgatatggttatttttattattacagttattaaatacgggatatttaccatgtttttatttttattctgtggaGCTCGATTTTTCGACagtatctacgaatgtcttgtttacGAGACTCAATCtcgttgataaaaaatattgtaaataaaaatatcccaTATTTAATAACTGCAATAAAGACCTAACATATTTGGGTCTTTCATAGACAACTAACTGTTTTATACTTTCTATAGACATATAAAAGTCACATTTTACacgctattttaataaaaaatgattttatttaatttatcagaaCGATTAAGACCGATGTTCAATTATTTACCGTAACGAACAAGGGCAGAAAATTAACGGTGACCGATCATCGCGTGTTATCTTCCTATTTTAATTCACAGATTTTCGATCGAAAGTTCATTGATCTCTTCATAGATAATAGCTCGAAGCCATCGTCCCGATAGAATAAGGCTAAGAACTCACGGAGCGGTTTTCACCCGCACCCGCCGCGGGTGCGGGCCCGCAGCTTCTGTAGAATGCagatatatgtgtaaaaaattaaagcacatTTCACGACGCGTTTTACGCCCGCGGTGTGCGCGGTTGTTTGCGGGTCCCGCTGCACTGGCGGTTCATCTTCTACCGGCGGGCGCGGGTCGCGGTCCCGCAGCCGCGGCGATTTGCACCCGCGCGCTCTGCGGTCGGTTGGCGGGCGACCGCGTTGGCAGCGGGGGGGAAATCGCGCCATTTTGCTGGTAGGCAGTGATAACTCCTTGTTCCGTAGTGACGCGTTCAAGCACGCACGCGCACGTTTGTCAACAAAATGGATACTGATATTGAAGTCGATCTACTAATTACTTTGGTTCAAGATAGGCCAGTTATATGGGATAAGAGCTTAGAAGAATATAAGTACAAAAACTTGACACTCAAAGCATGGGAAGAAATCtgcggtattttaaataaagattttgaaaatttggatgagacaaataaaaaaaaatatggttagtattatataagtttatttttaacctacaataataattaataattgagctGTGTAGTAGCGGGtcgtaaaaagaataataattaacgttattaaatttttgacaattgCCAGCTTAAAGCTCCGCTGtcactcataaaatattgttgaaaaatatctCTTATGTTGTTGGCTTGTCTTCCACTGCGTATTGATGGAGGTGTTTGTATACTCTCAAGATTATGAGTAAAATCTTCTTCTCTAATGTGATGGCCGTCTCGTTTTCGTACAAAATTGTGAAGTATGCAACATGCCTtcacaatattaattgataaaggTATTGATACATCCAATGCACGATTTAAAATTCGccatttgtttgataaaatgcCAAATGCACATTCTACGTATCTTCGTGCTCTCGATAGGCGATAATTAAATACCCTTTTTTGTACACTCAAAAATTGACCACCATAAGGTCTCATAATGTGTTGATGCAAACCAAATGCCTCATCGGCTACGAATACATACGGGACAGGTGGCAAAGTAGATCCGggtagtattttttcattaggTAGTTTGATAGAATTGCTATTAAGCGCATTGCAAaaagtagtatttttaaaaatggttgaATCAGCATTACTTCCCGGGGCTCCAATGTCTACAAAAACGAAGCAGTAATCCGCATCAACTACGGCcattaatacaaatgaaaaaaaatccttataattGTAGTAAATTGAAGCACTGTTATCTGGTTTAGTTATTCTTATATGTTTGCCGTCTATTGCTCCGACACAGTGGGGAAAATTTGCgtacttgtaaaatttttggcTGATTTCTTCTAAAAGTTCTGTAGTGATTACCGGAAAACATTCAGACATTAACACCTCCCATAATTTTTCACATGTCGTTCTTATAATTGCTGATATAGTTGTGTGCCCAATTCTGAATATGTAGTGCAAATCGTGCATTGAAGTCCCACTTGCTAggtatctgaaataaataaatttacttaattacgtatatttttttttaggtaacatgattataaaaaaatggaaaaatattaaagattgctggatgaaaacaaacaaaaaagttgaAACGGAAACAAAATCTGGATCGGGagctaaaaaaactaaaaagtacatttatgaTGATCAGTTACagtttttgaagaaaaatatacctattgaaaATACCTCCTCAACCTTAACGAGCGATGCTACAACTGaacaaactactactactactaacacTACTACTACTGTTGCATCAACATCAGAAGCTTTTGCTACGCCTATCACCTCAGTATCTTCTCAAACTggtgttaaaagaaaaagaaaagacgaCGCCGACAAAGCATTAATAGAGATGTTGTCTCAACGCGAAGATAgacatttgtcattttttcgAGGAATACTGCCTTCATTGCAAAATTTTGATGAAGCAAAAACAAGACGATTTCAAATAGCAgttctacaaattattgataatcttGATAATAATCTTCCAGCATTTTCTTATCAATATCCACCATATAATTACAGTCAAGAAAATATCGGCAGTCAAGAAAATATCGGCTATCGTACCTATTCTACTTCTGAAAGCAATACCCAAAGTCCACAAAATATTCCATCAGTTTCTTCAGTCAATACTAATTTGTCAGATGatgtgtattttcaataaaaaaaatttttaaatattaccactAGTTTCATTAACACCTGAcgcaaaaagtatataagtatgttgTATCCGTTGTCTGGTATCTATAGTATAAGCCTCGTGCTTAGTTTGggactagatggcgctgtgtaAAGATTTCCAAGAACaacatttatgtgtgtgtgtgtgcgtgtgtgagtgcgtatgtgcgtgcgtgcgtgcgagttGTTAAAAGAAACTTACATACCTTAATGTGACTGCCAACATTTCCTCTGGTGATATGGGATCTCGCATATTAGTATGTTGTTTTTGAAGAgcagtttctgttttttttttaagttctaaATAACTACTTATGGACATtcggaaataattaaagaacttcTCCTCATCCTTCTTTAACTCATTAATAAGAGTAACAAATAATCCATAACGATTTCTTTCCGCAATTAGTGGATGTATCCAGAATCTTTTAggccttctttttttaattcttctgtGAAGTAAATATAACGCAACAGCTCGTTTCTGGTGTGTATCCATGACGGTCTGGAACTGAACTGATCGTTTAACCGCCCGTCTTGCAACCGCCCGTCCTGCGATAATCAACCGCTACGTTTGCGGGTGATAATCGCAACCGCGGCGGCTGCGTTATCGCACAAAACTGCGGTCTCgtgagttttgaaaataaactccATTCCGCcaccgcggcgggcgcgggctgaAAACCGCTCCGTGAGTTCTTAGCGTAAGTGTGTCAGAATAATTACGTGAAGTACACGTTTAATTGCAGATGGTTTCGACATTGTCGTGAACGATTGCTTTGC from Vanessa cardui chromosome 15, ilVanCard2.1, whole genome shotgun sequence carries:
- the LOC124535655 gene encoding protein ALP1-like; protein product: MDTHQKRAVALYLLHRRIKKRRPKRFWIHPLIAERNRYGLFVTLINELKKDEEKFFNYFRMSISSYLELKKKTETALQKQHTNMRDPISPEEMLAVTLRYLASGTSMHDLHYIFRIGHTTISAIIRTTCEKLWEVLMSECFPVITTELLEEISQKFYKYANFPHCVGAIDGKHIRITKPDNSASIYYNYKDFFSFVLMAVVDADYCFVFVDIGAPGSNADSTIFKNTTFCNALNSNSIKLPNEKILPGSTLPPVPYVFVADEAFGLHQHIMRPYGGQFLSVQKRVFNYRLSRARRYVECAFGILSNKWRILNRALDVSIPLSINIVKACCILHNFVRKRDGHHIREEDFTHNLESIQTPPSIRSGRQANNIRDIFQQYFMSDSGALSWQLSKI